GCCGACACATCGTTTCGACCAGGGGCGAATGGAAATGGACGCAGAGATGCTTGATGAACTGGAATAGCAAGACGGGTTGCCGGAAAAGAAAAAATGACAGGCCGCATGTGCCAGGTATTTGGCCCATAAATGTCTTTACGAGCCGGCGCTTGAGCTTCAGGATCATCCTCGGTCTGCCGCCCGAAACCGAGACTCCGGCACCGAGAAACCAGGCAAACTGCTGAGGTTTCTGGCAGAAGGTGCCGGTAAACCGTGGTCTTGTCAGTATCCTGAGGCCATCTGGTGATCCTCCCTGAAATTGCGAGATTTCGTTAGATTTTTATCTTTAAATTATGAGATTTTTTACGAAGACCTAAATCTCATAATTTCTGAAAAAATCCCACAATTGTGAAATGAATATCTGGATGTCCGACTGGCGGGAACTGGGGAGCTGCTGCGCCGCTCTGCATGACATCGCCGGACTGATCGAGCTGGCGAGCGATTACGGGGACACCGGCGATGCTGTTCCCGTGAACTGATTGGTGACAGGCCAGCGGCGGCCTTGCTAACCCTGCTTTATGGCGCGGCCTCCTCCCACGGATTGATAACTTCAAGCCCGGGTCTCAAATGAGCTGGTGTCGCGCGTTGCCACCATCAGCCCGTGTGCGGAGGCCGTAGCCGCGATATAACCGTCTGCCTTACCGATGCTTACCCTCTTCCCTCGCCCGCGCCATCAAGTCGGCATAGGCTTTTGAAGTATCCAGATCGAAGGCTAGCACGCGGCCTGCAAAGGTCGGCAAAACTTCATACTCTAGCCGTTCCTGGTAGATCGTGCGCCGCTTGCCCTCGGGCATTGTCGCAAGGCCATAGCGCAGCTCGGCCACCGTGGCGGCAGACAGATAGAGCGTTTCGTTCGACGGCCTGGGCATCAATCCAAGCCTGCACGTTGGGATTCGGCTCGACCTTCCACAATTCGGAAAAAACGTTGGTATCAACGACGATCATTCAAACCTCATCGGCTCGGCCGGGGTCTTGTCACGGAACTGGTTAAAGTGCTCGGCATCGGTCAGGCCGCCGGCTTCGCGAGCGATGGAAACCAGCAAAGAACCGAGCTTGACGCGCTCGGGCGGGCGAGCGACGTTTTCCAAAATGTCACGAATCTCGGCCTCGGTGCTGCGGCCGTGATGGGCAGCTCGCACGCAAAGCGCGCGATGCACGGCATCGGGTAAATTTCGTACGGTCACATTTGCCATGTGTCTCAATGATTGCATGGTAAGTTGTTTGCTATCATCGCGCAAGCGCATGGAACACAGTCGCAAAAGTCCTCAATGATGCGACATGCCGCCGACACCGCCCTTTTCCTGGCGTTAAAATGTCGTGTTTATTGAAGATTTGGGCTGATTTATGTTTTAGGCCAAAACGGATAATTTCTCACCGCTGTTTTTAGCGAAATGAATATTATGAAGTGGGTAATCAGCCGTTTAAGGCAAATTTTGGGACACGCCGGACTTTGATCTTTAATAGATGTCTAATGATCATTCGAAAAATTCAGATTCTCCAGACAATGCCCATCCTGAATCTCGGCTATTAAACGACATTGCTCTTGTTCCTCCTGATGGTATTACTGACGATTGATCACATCATCGATTGAGAAATCCATGAAATGATCCTGTGCCATTGTTCAACGTTCAAAAATGGCTTTGCGACTTCAAGTAATCGTAGCAAGCGTGCCTGCTCATCAGCTTCCGGTAACCAATCGTCGGGGTCAATTGATTCCTCGAACGGTTGGCCGCGAACAACGGCATTTAGAACCATATCGGCGATTGCACGATAATGGTCGGCGGTATAGACCGATCCTGGCGGCAGTTCCAGATGATAGGGTTCCAGTCGCGACCGCGCGTCGAAAATACCGGTGTCACCCAACAAAGGCCGAGTGTTCATCAAAGTCTCGCCAGCAAGTTGATACGGCCCCGGCGGACGACCGGCAAAACCCTCAAATGTCTCTGCAAAATGCCAGTCGCCCGTACCTTCGGGCGCCGGGATGTTCAACGCCGTCAGGCCGGTCAGATAATGCTCTTTCGAGGTTTTTGGGAATGTCCGGGTTTTAACGGCTAAAAAGGTCATAGCGTTATGCTCTCATGAACAGTGATATCGGACGCCGCGTCATTCTGCGCTGTGGCAACCCGTTCAACAGTCAACAAATCGGTCTCAAACTCGCAACGGCACGATCCAACCAAGATATACACCGATTCTACCAGAAGTAAGCACATCCAAGCTTTGGCCGCCTAAATCTATCCCTGACAGTTCTTCCGTTATCCAACTCATTTCGTTCCTAATCTCCCCGCAAATTATCCGGTCATACTGCTAGAATTTGAGTTGTGTATAACGGGATGGGCTAACCTCAACAATAACAATCAGTAACGATCAACAACTCATTAGAATCGTTTATCATCCCAAATATATCCATTCGCTTCAAATTGACTGACTAGTAGATTCCCAATTCCTGCAACAACTCAATAATCTTTGCCGAACTGCATTCCGAGCCATCTCTCCCAAACTTGGATGAAATGAATTTAGGCCGCCACCGTCCAAACCCGGTTGAAAAATCGGTGATCCCGTCCAAACAAAGCAATCATTATTCTTGTTTTTAATAAGGTTTTTGTGTAATGTTCGACACCCGGTTATCCGCCAAAATCGGTCCAAGACAATTCCGACCGAGCAAACCTCGCTTCAGACCGGTTCGAGATTTTTTGGACGTAAGCGTCTCCGTACCGGAAAAAGCTTAAGGAAACTCTGAATAAGTCCTACGCCTGGGATAAAATATCCGCAGCTTGCCATTTTCGATAGGTGCCCGCCATGAAGCAACTCGGACTCAGTGCCCCACTGTTTGTGAAGAAACCGAAACAGACTCGGCGGCAGCAATTTCTCCAAGAGATGGAGCAGGTAGTGCCTTGGAGTTTGTGGGCGAGCCGGATAGCGCCGCACTACCCGACAGCGGGCCGAGGCCGCCGCCCCTTTCCCTTGGCGACGATGTTGCGCATTCACCTGATGCAGCAGTGGTTCGGCTATTCCGATCCGGCGATGGAGGAAGTATTGCACGACATGCCGCTGCTGCGCGAGTTTGCCGGGCTCGATGCGGGCGAGGACGCCCTGCCGGATGAAACCACGATCCTCAAGTTCCGGCATCTGCTGGAACGCCATCAGTTAGCACAAACCCTATTTGATGAAACGGCGGCGCTGTTGGCCGAAAAAGGCCTGTTGCTACGGCAAGGCACGATCGTCGATGCGACATTAATCGCTGCCCCGCCGTCCACCAAGAACCGGGCGCGCAAACGGGATGCCGAGATGAGTTCGACCAAGAAAGGGAACAATTACCACTTTGGGATGAAGGCGCACATTGGGGTCGATGCCGAGTCGGGGTTGGTGCATACTGTGGAGATGACCACCGCCAAGGTGGCGGATGGGGTCATGACGGAGGCGTTGCTGCACGGCGAGGAACGGGTCGTGCTGGGCGATCGGGCCTATACCCGCAAGGACCGGAATCTGGCGGCGGATCGCCTGGAAGGTGAGCCGGTTTGGGCCTTTCCGTTCAAGCGGGGGAAGGGTGAGGAGTTGCCGGTAGAGCAAGCCCTTCACAACCACATGCTGGCGCCGTTACGCGCCATGGTCGAACATCCGTTCCGGATCGTCAAGCGCCAGTTCGGCTATACCAAAGTGCGTTACCGGGGGCTGTTCAAGAATGC
The genomic region above belongs to Methylomicrobium agile and contains:
- a CDS encoding FitA-like ribbon-helix-helix domain-containing protein, with the translated sequence MANVTVRNLPDAVHRALCVRAAHHGRSTEAEIRDILENVARPPERVKLGSLLVSIAREAGGLTDAEHFNQFRDKTPAEPMRFE
- a CDS encoding IS5 family transposase; its protein translation is MKQLGLSAPLFVKKPKQTRRQQFLQEMEQVVPWSLWASRIAPHYPTAGRGRRPFPLATMLRIHLMQQWFGYSDPAMEEVLHDMPLLREFAGLDAGEDALPDETTILKFRHLLERHQLAQTLFDETAALLAEKGLLLRQGTIVDATLIAAPPSTKNRARKRDAEMSSTKKGNNYHFGMKAHIGVDAESGLVHTVEMTTAKVADGVMTEALLHGEERVVLGDRAYTRKDRNLAADRLEGEPVWAFPFKRGKGEELPVEQALHNHMLAPLRAMVEHPFRIVKRQFGYTKVRYRGLFKNAQQLYLLFALGNLYHVRQALQPT